Proteins encoded in a region of the Halioglobus maricola genome:
- the uvrC gene encoding excinuclease ABC subunit UvrC, which translates to MSSFDHKAFLKSLTTRPGVYQMYDEAGKLLYVGKAKNLRNRVGSYFRASGLTDKTVALVNRIAEIQVTVTSTEVDALLLEHNLIKTHQPPYNILLKDDKSYPYIYMSGDTFPRISLHRGAQRKKGRYFGPYPSAGAVRESLHLMQKVFKVRQCEDSYFRNRSRPCLQYQIDRCTAPCVDLVSEEEYAAQVESTSLFLKGKSQQLMVRLADDMEKAAAELEYEKAAVYRDQLAQLQQVQASQGIEGVQGDLDIMAAAVSAGRACVQVLFVRGARVLGSKTYYPPLKLEETPARVLEAFLPQYYLNGSRAVPAEVIVNDLPEDAETLAEALTVQAERKVKLRSRVRDARARWLRLAVQTAETNLQSHLADRQTVLSRLENLQETLRLPELPERMECFDISHSSGEATVASCVVFDQNGPRKSDYRKYNIEGITGGDDYAAMQQALERRFKRLKSGEGAQPDILFIDGGKGQVTQAMSVLQDLQIAGVEVIGVAKGVTRKAGFETLIDGGTGREWQLPGDSPALHLIQQVRDEAHRFAITGHRARRDKNRQRSLLEDIPGVGAKRRRELLRHFGSAQGVVNANVEELQKIAGISATMAQQIYDHLHGNPGH; encoded by the coding sequence ATGAGCAGCTTCGACCACAAGGCATTTTTGAAATCGCTCACCACCCGACCGGGTGTTTACCAGATGTATGACGAGGCAGGAAAACTGCTCTATGTCGGCAAAGCCAAGAATCTGCGCAACCGTGTGGGAAGCTATTTCCGCGCTAGTGGTCTGACCGACAAAACAGTCGCATTGGTCAACCGTATTGCAGAGATTCAGGTGACGGTGACCTCTACTGAAGTAGATGCACTATTACTTGAACACAACCTGATTAAAACGCACCAGCCCCCTTACAATATTCTGCTCAAGGACGATAAATCCTACCCGTATATCTACATGAGCGGGGATACCTTTCCTCGTATCAGTTTGCACCGAGGCGCCCAGCGCAAGAAGGGGCGTTACTTCGGCCCTTATCCCAGTGCAGGCGCTGTGCGTGAATCACTGCATCTGATGCAAAAAGTGTTCAAGGTGCGCCAATGTGAAGATAGCTATTTTCGCAACCGTTCGCGGCCGTGCCTGCAATACCAGATTGATCGCTGCACCGCGCCATGCGTGGACCTTGTCAGCGAGGAGGAGTACGCGGCACAGGTAGAAAGCACGAGCCTGTTTCTCAAAGGGAAGTCCCAGCAGCTGATGGTGCGTCTGGCTGACGATATGGAGAAAGCTGCCGCCGAGCTCGAGTATGAAAAAGCAGCGGTGTACCGAGACCAGCTTGCCCAGTTGCAGCAGGTACAAGCCAGCCAGGGAATAGAAGGCGTACAGGGCGACCTGGATATTATGGCGGCGGCGGTCTCCGCAGGGCGCGCCTGTGTGCAGGTATTGTTTGTGCGCGGCGCGCGAGTACTTGGCAGCAAGACCTACTATCCGCCTCTGAAACTGGAAGAGACTCCGGCCAGGGTGCTGGAGGCCTTTCTGCCACAGTACTACCTGAACGGTTCTCGTGCGGTGCCCGCCGAAGTGATTGTTAATGACCTGCCAGAAGATGCTGAAACGCTAGCTGAGGCGCTGACTGTGCAAGCGGAGCGCAAGGTAAAGTTGCGCAGCCGGGTGCGGGATGCCCGGGCTCGTTGGCTGCGGCTTGCCGTACAAACCGCTGAGACGAATCTGCAGTCGCACCTCGCGGACCGCCAGACAGTGTTGAGCCGGCTTGAGAATCTGCAGGAGACACTGCGCCTACCTGAACTGCCCGAGCGTATGGAGTGTTTTGATATCAGTCATAGTTCCGGGGAGGCAACAGTGGCGTCTTGTGTTGTGTTCGACCAGAACGGCCCGCGCAAGAGCGATTATCGTAAATACAATATTGAAGGCATCACCGGCGGCGACGACTATGCGGCAATGCAGCAAGCGCTGGAGCGGCGATTTAAACGCTTGAAGTCAGGGGAGGGTGCCCAGCCAGACATTCTGTTTATCGACGGCGGCAAAGGTCAGGTGACCCAGGCCATGAGCGTACTTCAAGATCTCCAGATCGCCGGTGTTGAAGTGATAGGGGTGGCCAAGGGTGTCACCCGAAAGGCGGGTTTCGAAACCCTGATCGACGGCGGCACCGGTCGAGAGTGGCAGTTGCCAGGTGATAGTCCGGCGCTGCATTTGATTCAACAGGTTCGGGATGAGGCTCACCGGTTTGCCATCACCGGGCACCGCGCACGGCGTGACAAGAATCGTCAGCGCTCACTGCTTGAGGATATTCCGGGTGTGGGCGCCAAGCGGCGGCGAGAACTGTTGCGGCATTTTGGCAGTGCCCAGGGCGTAGTGAATGCCAATGTTGAGGAATTGCAGAAAATTGCAGGAATTAGTGCCACAATGGCCCAACAAATATACGACCATCTACACGGGAACCCGGGGCATTGA
- the murB gene encoding UDP-N-acetylmuramate dehydrogenase codes for MQIQRAKPLKAHNTLALKASASAYVSAHSRDDIVAALDWARVEGLPVLPMGEGSNVVLAGDLKALVLCQSEQRIQLVAERGDTVSVQVSAGYNWHALVGECLDRGWYGLENLALIPGQAGAAPIQNIGAYGVEVERFVEAVHGIYIENGEAFSFSTAECHFGYRDSVFKRELRDSVVITAIDLRLSTRPDTHVVYPALQEELDARGIETASPADVYASVVAVRSRRLPDPMTEPNAGSFFKNPVIGGEHADELHKAFPQLPLYELDDGTVKLAAAWLIEQCGWKGRREGDIAMHDDHALVLVNRGTASGAELLAYAGRVVASVQHRFGVALEMEPRIYGN; via the coding sequence GTGCAGATACAGCGGGCTAAGCCCCTCAAAGCGCACAATACACTCGCCCTGAAAGCCTCGGCGAGTGCGTATGTGTCTGCGCACTCGCGTGACGATATTGTCGCAGCGCTGGACTGGGCGCGTGTAGAAGGGCTCCCGGTATTGCCAATGGGCGAGGGCAGTAATGTTGTTCTCGCAGGAGATCTCAAGGCCCTGGTGCTGTGCCAGAGCGAGCAGCGCATCCAGTTAGTGGCGGAGAGAGGAGATACAGTTTCGGTTCAGGTGAGTGCCGGGTACAACTGGCACGCCCTGGTGGGTGAGTGTCTCGATCGCGGTTGGTACGGGCTTGAAAATCTCGCGTTGATACCCGGGCAGGCGGGCGCCGCTCCCATCCAGAACATCGGCGCTTACGGCGTTGAGGTTGAGCGCTTTGTCGAGGCGGTCCACGGTATCTATATTGAGAACGGCGAGGCCTTCTCTTTCTCTACGGCTGAGTGTCACTTTGGGTATCGCGACAGTGTATTCAAGCGTGAATTGCGCGACAGCGTCGTCATTACCGCTATCGATCTCCGCTTATCGACCCGCCCCGATACGCATGTTGTTTATCCTGCCTTGCAAGAGGAGTTGGACGCTCGCGGTATTGAAACTGCAAGCCCCGCCGATGTCTATGCGTCGGTGGTTGCTGTTCGTAGCCGCCGGCTTCCAGATCCGATGACAGAACCCAACGCCGGTAGTTTTTTTAAAAACCCGGTGATCGGCGGCGAGCACGCAGATGAACTGCACAAGGCGTTTCCCCAGCTTCCCCTGTACGAACTTGATGACGGCACTGTCAAGCTTGCGGCGGCCTGGCTGATAGAACAATGTGGTTGGAAGGGGCGACGCGAGGGCGATATTGCAATGCATGACGATCACGCATTGGTACTGGTCAACAGAGGAACGGCCAGCGGGGCAGAACTGTTGGCCTATGCGGGGCGAGTCGTGGCCTCCGTGCAGCACCGCTTTGGGGTGGCGCTGGAGATGGAGCCGAGGATTTACGGCAACTGA
- a CDS encoding low molecular weight protein-tyrosine-phosphatase: MSNVMFVCLGNICRSPTAHGVFEAMVNARGLQNRIRVDSSGTGDWHIGHAPDKRATAEAAQRGYDLSHLRARQVRPSDFDEFDYILAMDGQNLADLQAMCPPDYTGVLALFLPFAPDNPTDEVPDPYYGGAEGFTQVLDMVEAASEGLLAEIMRADTAG; the protein is encoded by the coding sequence ATGAGTAACGTCATGTTCGTCTGCCTCGGCAATATCTGCCGGTCGCCCACTGCTCATGGAGTCTTCGAAGCCATGGTAAACGCGAGGGGTCTGCAGAATCGCATCCGGGTGGACTCCAGTGGCACCGGTGATTGGCATATCGGTCATGCCCCCGACAAGCGCGCCACGGCGGAAGCTGCCCAGCGTGGCTATGACCTTTCTCATTTGCGAGCGCGCCAGGTGCGGCCGTCGGATTTTGACGAGTTCGACTATATTCTCGCGATGGATGGGCAGAACCTCGCCGATCTACAGGCCATGTGCCCACCTGACTATACCGGTGTCCTCGCGCTGTTCCTTCCCTTCGCACCCGACAATCCGACCGATGAAGTGCCTGATCCCTATTACGGTGGTGCCGAAGGCTTCACCCAGGTGCTGGACATGGTCGAGGCCGCCAGCGAAGGTCTGCTGGCGGAGATCATGCGTGCAGATACAGCGGGCTAA
- the kdsB gene encoding 3-deoxy-manno-octulosonate cytidylyltransferase codes for MSFSVVIPARYGSTRLPGKPLQLIAGKPMVQWVWEQARKSGAGQVIVATDDARIYTAAESFGAEVCMTDPDHPSGTDRLQEVARQQGWADDHIVVNVQGDEPLIPPPLIDQVAMNLGEFSAAGIATLCEPIVELEELKNPNAVKVVTDAQGMALYFSRAPIPWPRDPFAQNTETMPAGDWSRHIGIYAYRTGFLHQYVSWAAAPLEELEHLEQLRAMYNGVRIHVARAQQAVPAGVDTAEDLEKVRALLEEGSL; via the coding sequence ATGTCATTTTCTGTTGTTATCCCCGCCCGTTATGGCTCGACACGGTTGCCGGGTAAACCACTGCAGCTGATTGCCGGTAAACCTATGGTGCAGTGGGTATGGGAGCAGGCTCGAAAGAGTGGTGCTGGCCAGGTGATTGTCGCAACTGACGATGCACGTATATACACTGCGGCGGAAAGTTTTGGCGCCGAGGTTTGTATGACCGACCCGGATCACCCCTCCGGTACTGATCGGCTGCAGGAAGTCGCGCGGCAGCAGGGCTGGGCAGACGATCATATCGTGGTCAATGTGCAGGGTGATGAACCGCTTATCCCACCGCCACTCATTGACCAGGTGGCAATGAACCTGGGAGAGTTCTCTGCGGCAGGTATTGCGACACTGTGTGAACCGATTGTCGAACTCGAAGAGCTCAAGAACCCGAATGCTGTGAAAGTGGTGACGGACGCGCAGGGTATGGCCCTGTATTTTAGCCGGGCGCCTATACCCTGGCCGAGAGACCCCTTTGCCCAGAACACTGAGACAATGCCGGCCGGTGATTGGTCCCGGCACATCGGCATTTACGCCTATCGTACCGGTTTCTTGCATCAATATGTCAGCTGGGCAGCAGCGCCATTGGAAGAATTGGAGCATTTGGAACAACTGCGCGCAATGTACAACGGCGTGCGCATTCATGTTGCGCGCGCGCAGCAAGCGGTGCCGGCCGGCGTAGATACTGCAGAAGACCTGGAGAAAGTGCGAGCCTTGTTAGAGGAGGGCAGCCTATGA
- the lpxK gene encoding tetraacyldisaccharide 4'-kinase — MSGLEAAWYRGAAWLWLLRPIEFLFRLLAAVRRGAYGRGLIRAYRSERPVVIVGNITVGGTGKTPVVIALVEALKERGLRPGVISRGYGATAHIATFPHRVSAASDAADCGDEPLLIQRRTGVPVVVSPRRAEAAKILLASGDVDVVLSDDGLQHYALARDLEIVVIDGQRGLGNGFCLPAGPLREPASRLRSVDRVIYRGGDKPDASVTYLPECWINVRTGEARPLDAFAETRDAVAIAGIGQPGQFFATLDGLSISAERRTFPDHHAYTQVDFTGLENRTILMTEKDAVKCASLAEPGVGEDAWYLRIDAVLPSSLIERVVEIAQR; from the coding sequence ATGTCCGGGCTCGAGGCAGCGTGGTATCGGGGCGCTGCCTGGCTCTGGTTGTTGCGCCCCATTGAATTTCTCTTCCGCCTGCTCGCCGCAGTCAGGCGGGGTGCCTATGGGCGCGGCCTGATTCGTGCCTATCGCAGCGAGCGACCTGTCGTCATTGTTGGCAACATCACCGTGGGCGGAACAGGTAAGACGCCGGTGGTCATCGCGCTGGTCGAGGCGCTTAAAGAGCGCGGGCTGCGGCCTGGTGTGATCAGTCGTGGATATGGTGCGACGGCGCACATCGCAACTTTTCCGCATCGTGTTTCAGCGGCATCCGACGCCGCAGATTGTGGTGATGAGCCACTGCTCATTCAACGCCGTACTGGTGTGCCCGTGGTGGTATCTCCACGACGGGCAGAAGCCGCTAAAATCTTGCTCGCCAGTGGCGACGTGGATGTTGTTCTCAGTGATGATGGCCTTCAGCACTATGCGCTTGCGCGTGACCTCGAGATAGTTGTTATTGACGGACAACGTGGGCTGGGTAATGGCTTTTGCCTGCCGGCAGGACCGCTGCGCGAGCCTGCGAGCAGGCTCCGCTCTGTCGACCGGGTGATTTATCGCGGCGGTGACAAACCTGACGCGTCAGTGACTTACCTGCCTGAATGCTGGATCAACGTGCGCACTGGTGAAGCGCGGCCCCTCGACGCCTTCGCCGAGACCCGTGATGCCGTCGCCATTGCAGGTATTGGTCAGCCTGGCCAGTTCTTTGCGACGTTGGACGGATTGTCGATCAGCGCAGAACGGCGCACGTTTCCCGATCATCACGCGTATACACAAGTCGATTTCACCGGCCTGGAGAATAGGACGATTCTCATGACGGAGAAAGACGCGGTAAAATGCGCCTCTCTCGCTGAGCCGGGCGTCGGCGAAGATGCCTGGTACTTGCGCATTGACGCGGTGCTTCCCTCGTCGTTGATAGAGCGCGTTGTAGAAATTGCACAGCGCTGA
- the msbA gene encoding lipid A export permease/ATP-binding protein MsbA: protein MGSKSRHPGIPRRGEMSDWQLYGRLLRYVLPYWWIFGCSLIGYVVYSLGSVLFADMMQFLLDALNDADTVDGGIVSGFAYRMFYEPGMDTLEFTRVAFPVFLVLIAFLRAMGFFAGTYFMNHVARNLIHELRCQLFDKMLVAPSAYYDAHNQGVLISKITFNVEQVSGAVTKALKIIVREGLLVIGLLSYMLYLNWRLTLVFFLVAPFIAGVVVIVGKYFRRYSRRIQSSMGDVTQVSNESIGAYKEVRIFGGQDQQSGRFHKASAYNRTQSLKLALVDAASTPVIQTLLAFALGALVWFALDPRILSDFSGGKLIAFLTAAGQLGKPIRSLSGVQAMIQRGLAAAEDIFAQLDQPAEPDSGDYRTERAKGNIEFHAIGFAYPGTDTRVLNDLSLSIEAGETVALVGRSGSGKSTMVQLLMRFYDPLEGNILLDGKPLDEYQLANLRNQMAMVSQNVTLFHDTVYNNIAYGTLADKGEEAVAAALESAYTSDFIQRLPNGVETMLGDDGGGLSGGQRQRIAIARAILKDAPIIILDEATSALDNESEHRIQNSLDRIMEGRTTIVIAHRLSTVERADRIVVMDGGQIAAVGTHQELLAAGGIYAQLYHQEFAD, encoded by the coding sequence ATGGGCAGTAAATCGCGCCATCCCGGCATTCCGCGCCGGGGCGAGATGAGCGATTGGCAGCTCTATGGCCGACTGCTGCGCTACGTCCTGCCGTACTGGTGGATTTTCGGTTGCAGCCTCATCGGCTACGTCGTCTATTCCTTGGGCAGCGTGCTGTTCGCGGACATGATGCAATTTTTGTTGGATGCCCTCAACGACGCTGACACCGTCGACGGCGGTATTGTCTCCGGCTTTGCCTATCGCATGTTTTATGAGCCGGGAATGGATACTCTGGAATTCACCCGGGTCGCTTTCCCGGTGTTCCTTGTACTCATCGCATTCCTTAGGGCAATGGGCTTCTTCGCCGGCACGTACTTTATGAATCACGTGGCGCGCAATCTGATCCACGAGCTGCGCTGTCAGTTATTTGACAAGATGCTGGTGGCTCCCAGTGCCTACTACGACGCCCATAATCAGGGCGTGTTGATTTCCAAAATTACGTTTAATGTCGAACAGGTGTCCGGTGCGGTTACCAAGGCGCTGAAAATTATCGTGCGCGAAGGGCTGTTGGTCATCGGACTGTTGTCTTACATGCTTTATCTGAACTGGCGCCTGACCCTGGTGTTCTTTTTGGTGGCACCTTTTATCGCGGGCGTAGTTGTAATTGTCGGCAAGTACTTTCGCCGTTATAGCCGGCGTATTCAATCCTCCATGGGAGACGTGACCCAGGTGTCGAACGAGAGTATCGGCGCCTATAAGGAAGTGCGTATTTTTGGCGGTCAGGATCAGCAGTCCGGTCGTTTCCACAAGGCGTCTGCTTACAATCGCACCCAGAGCCTTAAACTGGCGCTAGTAGACGCCGCCAGTACACCTGTTATTCAAACCCTGCTGGCTTTTGCTCTGGGAGCACTTGTGTGGTTTGCGCTGGATCCTCGCATATTGTCTGATTTCAGCGGCGGTAAATTGATCGCATTTCTAACCGCAGCCGGGCAACTGGGTAAACCCATACGATCGCTTAGTGGCGTGCAGGCGATGATTCAGCGCGGCCTGGCGGCGGCTGAAGATATTTTCGCCCAGCTGGATCAGCCTGCAGAGCCCGATAGCGGCGACTATCGCACGGAGCGAGCCAAGGGAAACATCGAGTTCCATGCAATCGGCTTCGCTTACCCGGGTACCGATACCCGAGTACTGAATGATTTGTCACTGTCCATTGAAGCGGGAGAGACAGTGGCCCTGGTCGGACGCTCGGGCAGTGGCAAGAGCACCATGGTCCAGTTGCTCATGCGGTTCTATGACCCGTTGGAAGGCAATATTTTGCTGGACGGAAAACCACTCGACGAATACCAGCTGGCGAATCTTCGCAACCAGATGGCGATGGTCTCGCAGAACGTGACCCTGTTTCACGACACGGTTTATAACAACATCGCCTACGGCACGCTGGCAGATAAGGGCGAGGAAGCTGTGGCCGCTGCGCTGGAATCGGCGTACACCAGCGATTTTATTCAGCGCCTGCCCAACGGAGTGGAAACCATGTTGGGGGATGATGGTGGTGGTTTGAGCGGTGGCCAGCGGCAGCGTATTGCTATTGCCCGGGCGATTCTGAAAGACGCACCGATCATTATCCTGGACGAGGCTACCTCGGCGTTGGACAACGAGTCAGAGCACCGCATTCAGAACTCCCTGGATCGAATTATGGAGGGGCGCACAACGATAGTGATCGCCCATCGCCTGTCTACGGTTGAGCGAGCTGATCGTATCGTAGTGATGGATGGCGGCCAGATCGCTGCCGTGGGTACTCATCAGGAACTGCTTGCTGCCGGCGGTATTTACGCGCAGCTCTATCATCAGGAGTTCGCCGACTGA
- a CDS encoding ExbD/TolR family protein → MKFRRQRLDDVSVNLTPLIDVVFLLLIFFMVSTSFTRETSLSIDLPEAQGEIKDAVEEEVEILIDEGGSYRVNGQGLVDNSMRTLQAAIYKVSAGDTTMPMIITADAQAAHEDVVRAMDAAGQMGFVHLSITTRQPAGVPRSDGQ, encoded by the coding sequence TTGAAGTTTCGTCGCCAGCGCCTCGACGATGTGAGCGTCAATTTGACGCCGCTGATCGATGTGGTGTTCCTGTTGCTTATCTTTTTTATGGTGTCCACCAGTTTCACCCGCGAGACGTCCCTGAGTATCGATCTGCCGGAGGCGCAGGGTGAAATCAAGGACGCGGTCGAGGAGGAGGTCGAAATCCTGATTGACGAGGGAGGAAGCTACCGGGTAAATGGCCAGGGCCTGGTGGACAACAGCATGCGTACCCTGCAGGCTGCTATCTATAAGGTTTCTGCCGGAGATACCACGATGCCGATGATCATTACTGCTGATGCCCAGGCTGCTCACGAGGACGTGGTGCGGGCGATGGATGCGGCAGGGCAGATGGGCTTTGTGCATCTGAGCATTACCACGCGGCAACCGGCTGGAGTGCCTCGCAGCGATGGGCAGTAA
- a CDS encoding MotA/TolQ/ExbB proton channel family protein: MLELLTAGGWLMILIVLSSVVALAICIERLYTLNPKKIAPPHLLATVWKQLKAGEMDANRLKALKQSSPLGRILAAGLSNAYHGREVMKESIEEAASHVVHDLERYLNTLGTIAAIAPLLGLLGTVVGMIKVFAEIMAQGTGNASVLAGGISEALITTAAGLTVAIPALAMHRYFIGKIDSIVVELEQETIKLVDALHSEENAEDSH; the protein is encoded by the coding sequence GTGCTGGAGCTTTTGACCGCTGGCGGTTGGCTGATGATACTCATAGTGTTGAGTTCTGTGGTCGCGCTGGCTATCTGTATCGAACGACTCTATACCCTCAATCCGAAGAAGATCGCACCTCCGCATCTGTTGGCGACCGTATGGAAGCAGTTGAAGGCGGGCGAAATGGATGCGAATCGCCTCAAGGCGCTCAAGCAATCCTCGCCGCTGGGGCGTATTCTTGCTGCCGGCTTGAGCAATGCCTATCACGGCCGCGAGGTGATGAAGGAGAGCATCGAGGAGGCCGCGTCTCACGTGGTGCACGACCTCGAACGCTATCTCAACACCCTGGGTACGATTGCGGCTATTGCACCGTTGCTAGGCCTACTGGGCACGGTCGTTGGCATGATCAAGGTATTCGCCGAAATCATGGCCCAGGGCACTGGTAACGCCAGTGTACTCGCGGGGGGTATTTCTGAAGCGCTGATCACCACCGCTGCTGGCCTTACCGTCGCGATTCCTGCGTTGGCGATGCATCGCTATTTCATCGGCAAGATCGATTCGATCGTGGTCGAGCTTGAGCAGGAAACCATCAAACTGGTGGATGCCCTGCACAGCGAAGAAAACGCGGAAGACAGCCATTGA
- a CDS encoding DNA internalization-related competence protein ComEC/Rec2, with the protein MPAPSAVLYMRAGMLGFVLGVILALASMRLQFIWPLALALLWAWLSPRCKPLLTVTLLAMSLAVVLTLSHAGYWQASRLPDACTGETLLVAGTVVSLPRSSEMAAGLERQRFELAVHSITPMVCSGPRKVLLSYYGPEQIQPGQGWIFNARLKPPRGLANPGSRDFSLWYAETGVHAMGSSGRNARRRGDLDRPVAALHHRVRAQVSGAVANAVGEGWASAMLRAITVADKGGVDRDLWAVFQHLGVNHLLVISGLHVGMLAGAGLLLGGVVARPGSLLGGGQWGHLGPVLALVLAGGYTALAGFSVATSRAFLMLSVAVMAAMLYRRATPWSVVLALTLVLAANPLALLGAGLPLSFSAVAALIWLAAWASNKLRWRGLLAMHCYMSLVMLPLGAIWFGGASLVSAPANFFLVPFFTFFLVPLALLGVVSYLASFTAGAASIWSAAAWPLGVISAGLDSGVMGEAANSVFVDFVPTMPALALAIVGLAVAVVPGAFSRRVLSVALVLPLFLPPQKSAEPVVAVLDVGQGTAVMFAAGGRALLYDTGGGNPAGPNLAQSVVLPYLRARGVASLDALVISHGDRDHAAGSDVVRRSLNPAMIWRGGNGSLQMGERACRAGYTWRWPGDVTFRFLSPAREDQGTSNDRSCVLLIEVRGRRVLLAGDIEQGRERELIRYWRDKLRAEVLLVGHHGSGTSTSQAWLNHVRPAVGLLSYGWGNRFGHPHPQVLQRLVQWDVSSFATATAGALELTLDHRGNWRVSAQRKMDNNWRL; encoded by the coding sequence ATGCCTGCTCCGAGTGCGGTTCTCTATATGCGCGCGGGTATGCTTGGATTCGTGCTGGGGGTCATCCTGGCGTTGGCCTCGATGCGCCTCCAGTTTATCTGGCCGCTGGCCTTAGCGCTTTTGTGGGCCTGGCTTTCGCCGCGCTGCAAACCTCTGCTCACCGTTACCCTTCTGGCTATGTCGCTCGCAGTCGTACTGACCTTATCGCATGCTGGATACTGGCAGGCATCCCGATTGCCCGATGCTTGTACCGGGGAAACTCTGCTGGTGGCCGGTACTGTGGTGTCTCTGCCGCGCAGCAGTGAGATGGCCGCGGGACTCGAGCGCCAGCGATTTGAGCTGGCGGTGCACTCGATTACGCCAATGGTTTGCAGCGGGCCCCGCAAGGTACTGCTCTCTTATTACGGCCCAGAGCAAATACAGCCTGGGCAAGGCTGGATTTTTAACGCGCGCCTGAAACCGCCCCGTGGGCTGGCCAATCCTGGTTCGAGGGATTTTTCGCTCTGGTATGCGGAGACCGGTGTGCATGCCATGGGAAGTTCTGGACGCAACGCCAGGCGGCGCGGCGATCTGGATCGTCCGGTGGCAGCGCTGCATCATCGCGTGCGTGCTCAAGTGAGTGGGGCGGTTGCAAACGCGGTGGGTGAGGGCTGGGCGAGTGCCATGTTGCGCGCGATTACCGTGGCGGACAAGGGCGGGGTCGATCGCGACCTGTGGGCCGTTTTTCAACATCTGGGGGTTAATCACCTCCTGGTGATTTCCGGCCTGCATGTGGGCATGCTGGCGGGTGCTGGCTTGCTCCTGGGAGGGGTCGTTGCCCGGCCTGGTTCGCTCCTGGGCGGCGGCCAGTGGGGGCACCTGGGCCCGGTATTGGCCCTGGTCCTGGCGGGCGGCTATACCGCGTTAGCGGGTTTTTCTGTCGCGACATCGCGGGCGTTTCTGATGCTCAGTGTAGCCGTCATGGCGGCGATGCTTTATCGGCGTGCCACTCCCTGGTCTGTGGTGCTTGCACTCACACTCGTATTGGCCGCAAATCCGCTGGCGCTGCTTGGGGCCGGCCTGCCGCTGTCGTTTTCGGCGGTGGCAGCACTGATCTGGCTCGCTGCGTGGGCCAGCAACAAGCTGCGTTGGCGCGGGCTGCTGGCGATGCATTGCTATATGAGTCTGGTGATGCTGCCACTGGGGGCGATCTGGTTTGGCGGCGCCAGTCTGGTCAGCGCCCCCGCCAATTTCTTCCTCGTTCCCTTCTTCACCTTCTTTCTGGTACCGCTTGCCCTGCTGGGCGTCGTTAGCTACCTGGCGAGCTTTACCGCTGGTGCTGCAAGCATCTGGTCCGCAGCTGCCTGGCCGCTGGGAGTGATATCCGCCGGTTTGGACTCAGGCGTGATGGGTGAAGCTGCGAACAGTGTGTTTGTCGATTTCGTCCCAACCATGCCTGCGCTCGCTCTGGCAATTGTCGGCCTTGCTGTGGCTGTTGTGCCGGGTGCCTTCTCGCGTCGCGTACTGAGCGTGGCGCTGGTGCTGCCGTTGTTTCTTCCACCACAGAAGTCGGCGGAACCTGTGGTGGCGGTGCTTGATGTGGGGCAGGGAACAGCCGTAATGTTTGCTGCAGGCGGCCGCGCGTTGTTGTATGACACGGGGGGAGGGAATCCAGCCGGCCCAAACCTTGCGCAGAGCGTGGTGCTGCCATATCTGCGTGCTCGTGGGGTGGCATCGCTCGACGCGCTGGTGATTAGCCATGGCGACAGGGATCACGCCGCCGGGAGCGATGTCGTCCGGCGCAGCCTGAATCCAGCGATGATATGGCGCGGCGGCAACGGTTCCCTCCAGATGGGTGAGCGTGCCTGCCGCGCCGGATATACCTGGCGTTGGCCGGGTGACGTCACCTTCCGCTTCCTGTCGCCGGCCAGGGAAGATCAGGGTACGAGCAATGATCGATCCTGCGTATTGTTGATAGAAGTGCGGGGCCGTCGGGTACTGCTTGCCGGAGATATCGAGCAGGGTCGGGAGCGGGAACTGATCCGCTATTGGCGCGATAAACTGCGCGCCGAGGTGCTTCTGGTGGGGCACCACGGCAGCGGCACGTCGACGTCCCAGGCCTGGTTAAACCATGTGCGTCCCGCAGTAGGGCTGCTCAGCTATGGCTGGGGCAACCGGTTCGGTCATCCCCATCCACAGGTGCTGCAGCGTTTGGTTCAGTGGGATGTGAGCAGTTTTGCCACGGCCACTGCGGGGGCATTGGAGCTGACGCTTGACCACCGTGGAAACTGGCGCGTTTCGGCACAGCGGAAAATGGACAATAACTGGAGGTTGTGA